A DNA window from Arachis hypogaea cultivar Tifrunner chromosome 18, arahy.Tifrunner.gnm2.J5K5, whole genome shotgun sequence contains the following coding sequences:
- the LOC112772147 gene encoding uncharacterized protein gives MNTAAFKVAVVGGGISGAVCASTLARNGVSVTLFESARGPGGRMSHRREKTEDGKELSFDHGAPFFSVSKPEVQSIVQEWESKGLVAEWKEEFGSFDFHTRKFNNIEQQVGLSKRFVGVPGMNSICKALCNESGVESKFSVGIGKAEWLDDEKLWSLTGVDGQNLGQFKGLVASDKNIVSSRVTEVTGQPPPLDFNLVPELSAKLQNLPVQPCFAVMLAFAEPLSSIPFKGLSFENSKVLSWAYCDSCKPNRTTTSERWVLHSTAEYAEGIISQMGMKKPSDATLNKVAEQLLQEFQSTGIHIPEPFFKRAHRWGSAFPGARVAPEEKCLWDRNKRVVICGDFCVSPNVEGAIESGLAAALRLKDSASCL, from the exons ATGAATACCGCCGCCTTTAAGGTTGCTGTGGTGGGAGGTGGAA TTTCAGGAGCTGTGTGTGCATCTACACTCGCCAGAAATGGAGTTTCAGTCACTCTCTTTGAGTCAGCTAGAGGCCCTGGTGGACGCATGTCCCATAGAag AGAGAAAACTGAAGATGGGAAGGAGCTGAGCTTCGACCATGGGGCTCCGTTTTTCTCAGTTAGCAAGCCTGAAGTGCAGTCTATTGTTCAAGAGTGGGAGTCAAAGGGTCTTGTAGCTGAATGGAAAGAAGAGTTTGGCTCGTTTGATTTCCACACTCGTAAATTTAACAACATAGAGCAGCAG GTAGGATTAAGCAAGAGATTTGTTGGTGTTCCAGGCATGAACTCGATATGTAAAGCTTTATGCAATGAAAGTG GTGTGGAAAGTAAGTTCAGTGTAGGTATTGGAAAAGCTGAATGGTTGGATGATGAGAAATTGTGGTCATTGACGGGTGTGGACGGACAAAATCTTGGTCAGTTTAAGGGGCTCGTTGCATCAGACAAGAATATAGTCTCTTCTAGAGTCACAGAAGTCACAGGACAGCCGCCACCACTTG ATTTCAATTTGGTGCCAGAGTTGTCGGCAAAATTGCAGAATCTTCCTGTTCAGCCATGTTTTGCTGTGATGCTGGCATTTGCAGAGCCTCTGTCATCA ATACCATTCAAAGGCCTCTCTTTCGAAAATTCGAAGGTCTTAAGCTGGGCGTATTGTGATAGCTGCAAGCCAAACCGTACCACCACAAG TGAAAGATGGGTTCTTCATTCAACAGCAGAATATGCTGAGGGTATAATTTCTCAAATGGGAATGAAGAAGCCCTCAGATGCGACACTGAATAAAGTAGCCGAACAACTTCTCCAAGAATTCCAGAGTACTGGAATTCACATACCGGAACCCTTTTTTAAGAGAGCACATAGATG GGGAAGTGCATTTCCAGGTGCTAGAGTTGCCCCAGAGGAAAAATGTCTATGGGACAGAAACAAGAGAGTAGTAATCTGTGGAGACTTTTGTGTTAGTCCCAATGTTGAAGGTGCCATAGAGAGTGGCTTGGCAGCTGCATTAAGGCTTAAAGATAGTGCAAGTTGTTTATAG
- the LOC112771801 gene encoding photosystem II 10 kDa polypeptide, chloroplastic, giving the protein MASSVMASVSLKPAPFTAERSSVRGIPSLSRASSSFKVVASGGKKIKTDKPYGINGGMNLRDGLDASGRKGKGKGVYQFVDKYGANVDGYSPIYDQKDWSPTGDVYTGGTTGLAIWAVTLVGLLAGGALLVYNTSALSQ; this is encoded by the exons ATGGCATCATCAGTGATGGCTTCAGTGAGCTTAAAACCTGCACCTTTCACTGCTGAGAGGTCCTCAGTTAGAGGGATCCCATCCCTTTCAAGGGCATCCTCTTCCTTCAAAGTCGTGGCCAGTGGTGGCAAGAAAATCAAGACTGATAAGCCTTATG GAATTAATGGAGGCATGAACTTGAGGGATGGACTTGATGCATCTGGCAGGAAAGGAAAG GGAAAGGGTGTGTACCAGTTTGTGGACAAGTACGGTGCTAATGTCGATGGTTACAG TCCTATCTACGATCAAAAGGATTGGTCTCCCACTGGTGATGTCTACACTGGCG GTACGACTGGCTTGGCTATCTGGGCTGTGACTCTTGTTGGCCTTCTTGCTGGTGGTGCACTTCTTGTCTACAACACAAGTGCTTTGTCACAATAG